The following nucleotide sequence is from Prosthecobacter sp..
CGTTGGAGCCGCTGTTGCAGCGCGAGATCCTGCGGGTGTGCGTTCCGACGGCCGTCATCGCCATCCTCCTGTTTTTCCTCGTGTTTCACGGCTGGCGGGAGCGTGGGTTTGCCTTCCTCGTGCTCGCGGCCAGCGGATGGATTTTGCTCGGCGGCATGAGCGCGTTCGGCCTTACCTGGAACCTCATGAGCGTGGGCGCGGTGCCGCTTTGCCTCGGCCTGGGCCTCGATTTCACCATTCATGTGATGCACGCGCTGCGGGAGCCGGACATGACCCGCGAACGCGTCGCCGCGCTGGGCCGTTCGCTCGCTTACTGCGGCCTCAGCACCGGCCTGGCCTTCGGCTCTCTCGCCACCGGCAGCAATCGCGGCCTCATCACCCTCGGCATGACCGCCATGATCGGCGTGCTCACCGTCCTCATCACCGCTGCCTTCGCGTTGCCCTGGCTTTGGTTCCGTAAGAGTGTTCAATGAAAGGAGACCGTAGAACTGCCGCTTGCCTCCTCACATACCCTATGAACGCGAACCTTGAGCAGATGACAGTCAAACCAAAGCAGGGTGACGAAACGTTTCACTCCGATGGCAAGCAGCTTGGCTTTACTCTTCAGGATTTTTGGAGATGGGGCGTCTCCGATTTGGTCAGCAATGCCACTCGGGGTCGCCTTGCCGAGTTCATTGTCGCGAAGGCATTGGGTGTCCAAACGGAAGCGGTCCGGGACGAGTGGGGGGCATTTGATTTGATGACATCGACAGGATTGAAGATCGAGGTCAAATCAGCAGCATACATCCAAAGCTGGGCGCAGCGTGACTATTCGACCATTCTGTTTTCCACTCCGAAAACGCGCGTCTGGAATCCAGAAACCAACGAGACAAGCAATGAACCCAGGCGGCAGGCGGACGTTTATGTGTTCGCATTGCTGGCACACAAGGACAAGGCGACCCTCGACCCATTGGATGTTCATCAGTGGCGGTTTTTTATTCTACCCACCCGTGTTTTGGATCAACGGACACGCAGCCAGCATTCGATCACACTGAAGTCCCTGGAGCCATTGAGCAGTGGAGCCATAAGCTTCGGTGAATTAAAGGAGGCGGTCCAAAAAGTCATGTTAATGGCTGAGGGGGGAGCGCACCCGGGACCGCCCCCTGAATTTTCGCTGGCGCAACCTCTCTGACCGGTTAGTATCCGCGCACTCTCGATTGAGATGGTGGCCGTAGTTCAACGGTAGAGCCCCAGATTGTGATTCTGGTTGTTGCGGGTTCGAATCCCGTCGGTCACCCCACTTTTCACTGGAGCACAGGTGTTCCAGCGGCTTTGATCGCCGCCACGCATGGACACGCTGGAAACCATCATCGGACACACCTTTCGCGATCCCGCGCTGCTCCAGCTCGCGCTCACGCACGGCAGCGTCGGCTATGAGGCGCAACGCGCTCACGCCGACAACCAGCGCCTCGAATTCTTGGGCGACGCCGTGTTGCAGCTCACCCTTTCCCATCTGCTGTTCCAACGGCTGCCACAGGCCGATGAAGGCGTCCTCACGAAGGCACGTGCGCAACTGGTCTCCACCAAGGCACTCGCCCGCATCGCCCGCCGCATCGGGCTCGGCTCCCATTTGCGCATGGGCCGAGGCGAAGAAGCCAATGGCGGCCGCGATCGTGAGTCCACGCTCGCGGATGCCCTGGAAGCCATTGCTGGTGCCGTCCATCTCGATGCGGGCAACGACGCAGCACAGCGATTTGCCACACGTCTCTTTGCCGAGGATCTATTGGCCCTGCATCACGGTCCGCTGGACATCAATCCCAAAGGCCAGCTTCAAGAGATGATACAATCCGTCGGCACTGCGCCACCCCTCTACGAGATCATTGCTGAGGATGGACCCGATCACGCCAAGAATTTCCTTGCCACCGTCTCCTGGCAAGGAACCCAGCTTGGGCGTGGCAGCGGCCGCAGCAAAAAAGACGCCGAGGTGCAAGCAGCCCAAGCCGCGCTCGACCAGCCCACCCTTCACGAACTCCTGCGAACAACTCGTGAAAAGGTGGGCGAACAAACCCTCCCAAGTTGAGAGCAAACACGAACAACCCGAGTTGTTCCTGCCCGCTCACAATTCGTGCCGGAACCATTCACAGCCCAACTGCCTGTGGAACCCTTGCCGTTGCAAGGCGGAACGTGGTTGTTAGGCTTGTTCGCAGTCCTTACGGATATGAGTATTCAGCCAAATAGATTTACACCAGTCATAAGAGCTGGGAACAACTCCGGTTTTCCCTGACTTGAAGGCTGTTTTGAGCCTTGGAGAACGGTCACTTCAACGGCCAGAACAGCGGTACCATGGTCAGCACCACGATGAGCATGACAAAGGTGAGGCCGCCACCCACCTTGATGAAGTCCGAGAAGCGATACTTGCCGGGGCCATAGACGAGGATGCAGGACGGCTCGAAAGGGGTCAACACGGAGGCGGAGGCGCTGAGCATGACACCGATGGCAAAAGCACGCGGACTGGCTCCCATTGAGGTGGCGGCCTGCATGGCAACAGGCAGGACGACGAGCGCTGCCGCCGCGTTCGACATCGGTTGCGTGAGCAGGATGGTAAGCACGCAGAATCCTGCAAAGACGGCAAAGACACCCCACGGCTGCAACCACCCGGTGATGGCATTGGCGATCATGGCTGCGGCACCAGAGCTTTGCATCGCCTCGCCAAAGGCCATCATACCGCCAATGAGGATCAGCAGCCGCCAGTCGATGTTGGCGTACGCGTTCTCCAACTTGATGCAACGCGTGAATACCGCCAGCAGCGCCACGATGACAAAGGCAATGGTCGCAGGCACCCACTCAAGACTGCTGACAAGCACGGCGAGCATGAATGAACCGAGCAGCATGAAGCCGCGTTTCCGCGTCTCCGCACTGAACTGATGCTGGGTGATGACGATCATCTCGCTGCCTTCCTCGAAAGCGCGGAAGCGTTCGCTGGGTCCTTGGAGCAGCAGCACGTCGCCGGCATGAAGTTTTTCGTCCGCCATGTGGTGCATCAGCCTGCGATCACCACGCATGAGAGCGAGCACGGAGAGGCCTGTGCGCTGGCGGAAGTTGTTTTCGCGCAGGGAGCGGCCAACGAAGCCGGAGCGCGGTGTGAGCACGACCTCAGCGACCTGCGCATCACGCATGTCGATGCCGGAGCTGCGCAGCGTGACATCTTCGAGAATGTCGATGCCTTCAATTTTCTTCACCTTGATCAAGTTCTCGACTTTGCCGGCGACCAGCACGACATCGCCTTCCTCGAAGTGGAGGTTTGGCCCCGCATCGAGCGGTTGGTCATCACGCTGGATCTTGATCACCTGAAACTCCAGGGCGGAGAAATCCGAATCGAAGGCTGCCTGACCGATGAGCGGAGAGTTCGGCAGAACAACCACTTCAGCGAGGTACTCGCGCATTGAATCACCGCTGGCAGCAGTGGCGGCGTCACGTTCCGGCACCAGGCGCGTGCCGATGAAAACCATGTAGAGGATGCCGGTGAGCAGGATCACCAGGCCAACCAGGGTGAACTCAAACATCCGAAACGGTGGCAGGCCCATTTTGATAATGGCGCCACTTACTGCCACATTCGTGGAGGTGCCGATCAGCGTGCAGGTGCCGCCCAGCAGCGAGGCAAAGGCCAGTGGCATGAGCAGACGTGACGGCGGGATGCGCAGCTTGCGTGCGAGACCCATGATCGGCCCCACGAACACTGCGGTGACGGTGGTGTTGTTCATGAAGGCAGACACACCGCCCACCACCGCCATCATGAAGGCCATCAGCCGTTTCGGTTGCGTGCCGAAAGTCTGTGCCAGCACCCCTCCCATCAGGTCCAGCACGCCGGTCTCACGCAACGCGGCACCGATCACAAAAATCGCCGCCAGCAGGATGATCACGCGATTCCCAAAGCCGGCAAAGGCCTGCTCCGCCGTCAGGATGCCGCACAACACCAGCACGCACAGCATCGCCAGCGTCACCAGATCCACGGAAATTTTCTCGGTGGAGAAGGCGATGACGGCGATGACGAGCAGTCCGATGACGATCCAAGGATCCATTTCATCATCTGTGGCGCAGGGAAATGCGCGGCTCAAGGAACAAGCCACGACAAAAAAGATTGGCGCAATGTTTTGGAAGCATCTCACAGCGGAGTGCGTTATTTCGCGCCCTTCATCATGCGTTTCATTTCCCGTCTCCTCATTGCCGCTGTCACACTCAGTTCATGCGCCTTTGCGGCACCCCGTGCGGAGCATGTCTTCATCATTAGCATCGACGGCGGCAAACCGCTGGTTATCGCGACTGGCGAAGCTCCCACGCTCAAAAGAATCGCCGCCCAAGGCGCGGTGACGTGGCAGGCGAGCACGATTTTCCCCTCGATCACGCTGCCCTCGCACACCTCCATGCTCACTGGCGTCGGGCCGGACAAGCATCAGGTGTTGTGGAACGGCTTCACGCCAATCAAGGGCTTCGTGAAGGTGCCGACGGTGTTTTCTCTGCTTAAAGCCGCTGATCCGCAGGCAGTGACCGCCATGTTCGTGGGCAAGATCAAGTTTCGTCACCTGTGGCTGAAGGATTCGCTCGACGTCTTCGACTTCGGCGGCCCGCAGTCATCCGCTCCCATCGCCGGCTCACCAGAGGTCGAGAAGGACAAGAAGCCCTCGCAACTGGTGGCGAAACAGACTGCGACCTGGCTCAAGGAGCATCAGCCGCGTCTTGCTTTCATCCACTTCGCCGATGTCGATACCGCTGGCCATAAGAGCGGCTGGGGATCGCCCGAGCAGAAAGAAGCGCTCCGAGTCACGGACCAGGCGCTGTGGCAGGTCTGGCAGGCGATCAAGGACGCGGGCATCGCCGATTCCAGCGTCATGCTCATCAGCGCCGATCACGGCGGCCATGACAAAACCCACGGCCTCGACATTCCCGACGACATGCTCATCCCTTGGGTAGCTTGGGGCAAAGGCGTGAGGAAGAACTTCAGCATCACCGACAAGGTCACCACCTACGACACCGCTGCAACGGCTCTCTGGCTGCTTGATGTGCCGGTACCGGCCGAATTCGACGGCAAGCCGGTGACGAGTGCGTTTGAGTGATGGATCACGGCTGTGGAAGAATTCCCGACCGTTTGGACGCTAGGTCTTGCCAAACCGAACCTGACTTCCTAACCTCGCGCCCACTATGAGCGAAAAATCACCTGTGAACTGGGCACAACTGGAGGCGAAGCCCGAATTCCGTGCCCTCCTCGCCCGCAAGTCGCGTTTCATCATCGGCTCCACGATCTTCTTCGTGATCTATTACTTCGCGCTGCCGGTGCTGGTGGGCTACTTCCCGGAGATGATGAAAAAGGAAGTCCTCGGACGCCTAAACTGGGCCTACCTCTTCGCCTTGTCGCAATTCTTCATGGCTTGGGCCATGGCTTTCATCTATACCCGCAAAGCCGCCCAGTGGGACAAAGAAGCCGCCGCCGTTGTCCACGGCCATTGATGACCTTCTTGACCACTCCTTGACTCTTTGACCTGATCTTCTCCCGCTTATGACCATTGCTGTTTGGATGTTTCTCGCCTTCGTCGTCGCGACGCTGGGCATCACTGTTTGGGCCGCCAAAAAGAACACGGGAGCCAGCGCCTATTTCGCTGCGGGCCGCAGCATCACCGGCTGGCAGAACGGTCTCGCCGTGGCGGGCGACTACATGAGCGCGGCGAGTTTCCTCGGCATCTCGGGAATGATCGCCTTTTTTGGTTACGATGGGTTCATGTATTCCGTCGGCTGGCTCGTCGCTTACCTGACGGTGCTCATCGTGGTCGCTGAACCGCTGCGCAATGCGGGCAAATACACCATGGCAGACTTGCTGGCCTACCGCCTCACGCCGCGTCCGGTGCGGGCGATGGCCTCGCTGAGCACGATCACCGTTTCCACTCTCTACATGGTCGCGCAGATGATCGGCGCGGGCACCTTGGTGAAACTGCTGCTCAAAGATTTGCCGTGGATCAGCACCGAGTGGGCCATCATCGGCGTCGGCGTGCTGATGGTCGTGTATGTCGTCTTCGGCGGCATGCTGGCGACGACGTGGGTGCAGATCATCAAAGCCATCCTGCTCATGACAGGCACAATCTTCCTGAGCATCCTGGTGATGAAGCACTTCGGCTACAGCTTCACCAAGTTCTTCGATGCCATCGCCCACCTCACCTACACCGACAAAAGCGGCGTCGAAGTGACCAAGAACTTCCTCGAACCCGGCATGAAATTCGGGGCCGATGTCACCAACGGCTGGGGACCGCTCGATTTGATCTCCCTAGGCCTCGCACTCGTGTTCGGCACCGCCGGACTGCCACACATCCTGGTGCGCTTTTACACCGTGCCAGATGCCAAAACCGCGCGTGTGTCTGTCGTGTGGGCGATGGTCATCATCGGCACGTTTTACATCCTCACCACCTTCCTCGGTTTCGGCGCAGCGACCATTTTGAAGCCGCACAACATCGTCACCGACAACATGGCCGCCCCGCAGCTCGCTGAATTCCTCGGCGGGCCGATTTTCTTCGCCTTCATCAGCGCCGTGGCCTTTGCCACCATCCTCGCCGTCGTTGCCGGTCTCACCATCAGCGCCAGCGCCTCCTTCGCGCATGATTTCTATTCCAACGTGCTTCATCACGGCAAAGAGAACCGTCCCGGCATGGAAGTCCGCGTTGCCCGCATCACCGCCTTCGTCGTTGGCGCCATCTCGATCTTCCTCGCGATCAAACTGCAAAACGTCAACGTCGCCTTCCTCGTCGGCCTCGCGTTTGCCGTCGCGGCAAGCGCAAACCTGCCCGTCATCGTGCTGAGCATCTTCTGGAAGAAATTCAGCACCACCGGAGCCGTGCTCGGTCTCGCTGTCGGCCTCGTGAGCAGCATCGTGCTGATCATCCTCAGCCCCAGCATCATGGGCATCGACGGCCCCGAGATCGTCGCCGCCAAGCGCCACCTCATTCAGGCCAACGCCATCTTCCCGCTCACCAATCCCGGCATTCTCAGCATCCCCCTCGGCTTCTTTGCCGCCATCATCGGTTCATTAATGAAGCGTGAGCCCGAAGCCGAAGCCAAATTCGCCGAACTCAAAGTCCGCGCCCACACCGGCCTCGGCTCCGAGAAGGCCACAGCGCATTGAGGTTTTCGACCACTACGTGCAGCACGGACACGGCTGCACGAAATGACCCGGCGCGATTTCTTTGAGCGTGAGATCCAGGCTCACGCTCTGTTCCCATTTGGGATGTCTCATGCGGTGCCCAAAGGCGCAGCCGGCGGGCGGATTGATCGGCGAAGGGACATCCCCTTGCAGGAGCTGGCGTTTGCGGCGTTTGGCCGGATCAGGCACGGGGATGGCATCCAACAGGGCCTTGGTGTAGGCGTGGCGGGGGTTGTGATAAAGCTCCTCCGCTGGGGCGAGTTCGACGATCTTGCCGAGATACATCACGGCGACGCGGTCACTCATGTGCTTCACCACGCTGAGGCCATGGGCGATGAAGAGGTAGCTCAGGCCCATCTCACGCTGGAGGTCGAGCAGGAGATTCAGCACCTGACTTTGCACGGAGACATCGAGGGCTGAGACAGGTTCATCGCAGATGATGAGCTTGGGCTTCAAAGCGATGGCCCGCGCAATGCCAATGCGCTGACGCTGGCCGCCGCTGAACTCGAAGGGGAAACGATCTGTCGCGCTCGCGGACAGGCCGACTTTGTCGAGCAGGTCGAGCACCCACTTCCGCCGCTCCTCCTTGGTGCCGAGCTTTTGCACGATGAAGGGCTCCTCCAAAATGTCGCGCACGGTGTGTCGAGGGTTCAGCGATTCGGCAGGATCTTGGAAGATCATCTGCACATGACGGCGCATCGGGCGCAGCGCACCGATACCGGCGTGCGTGATGTCCTGACCATCGAACTCGATTTTGCCGCTGGTGGGTTTGAGCAGACGCACGATGGCTTTGCCAAGCGTGGTCTTGCCGCAGCCGGACTCGCCCACGAGGCCAAGGGTTTCGCCTTCACCGAGCGTGAAGCTCACACCATCGACCGCTTTGCACGAAGCCACAGAGCGCCGAAGCACGCCGCCGCGAACGGGGAAGTGCTGCTGGAGGTTTTGGACGGTAAGGAGGCTCATGCGACGCAGATGGGGCAGTTCTCGACGAAATGGTTCGGTGCGATCTCGATGAAGGGCGGGCGATGGGTCAGATGCGCTGATGTGTGGTCACGACCCGAGCGTTCAGCGAAACGGCAGCCGGGTTTGAAGTCGGCGATGCCGGGGACATTGCCTGGGATGGCTCTGAGCAAGGTCTTGGGCTTGCTGTCGAGACGCG
It contains:
- a CDS encoding SLC13 family permease codes for the protein MDPWIVIGLLVIAVIAFSTEKISVDLVTLAMLCVLVLCGILTAEQAFAGFGNRVIILLAAIFVIGAALRETGVLDLMGGVLAQTFGTQPKRLMAFMMAVVGGVSAFMNNTTVTAVFVGPIMGLARKLRIPPSRLLMPLAFASLLGGTCTLIGTSTNVAVSGAIIKMGLPPFRMFEFTLVGLVILLTGILYMVFIGTRLVPERDAATAASGDSMREYLAEVVVLPNSPLIGQAAFDSDFSALEFQVIKIQRDDQPLDAGPNLHFEEGDVVLVAGKVENLIKVKKIEGIDILEDVTLRSSGIDMRDAQVAEVVLTPRSGFVGRSLRENNFRQRTGLSVLALMRGDRRLMHHMADEKLHAGDVLLLQGPSERFRAFEEGSEMIVITQHQFSAETRKRGFMLLGSFMLAVLVSSLEWVPATIAFVIVALLAVFTRCIKLENAYANIDWRLLILIGGMMAFGEAMQSSGAAAMIANAITGWLQPWGVFAVFAGFCVLTILLTQPMSNAAAALVVLPVAMQAATSMGASPRAFAIGVMLSASASVLTPFEPSCILVYGPGKYRFSDFIKVGGGLTFVMLIVVLTMVPLFWPLK
- a CDS encoding DUF485 domain-containing protein → MSEKSPVNWAQLEAKPEFRALLARKSRFIIGSTIFFVIYYFALPVLVGYFPEMMKKEVLGRLNWAYLFALSQFFMAWAMAFIYTRKAAQWDKEAAAVVHGH
- a CDS encoding sodium/solute symporter (Members of the Solute:Sodium Symporter (SSS), TC 2.A.21 as described in tcdb.org, catalyze solute:Na+ symport. Known solutes for members of the family include sugars, amino acids, nucleosides, inositols, vitamins, urea or anions, depending on the system.) is translated as MTIAVWMFLAFVVATLGITVWAAKKNTGASAYFAAGRSITGWQNGLAVAGDYMSAASFLGISGMIAFFGYDGFMYSVGWLVAYLTVLIVVAEPLRNAGKYTMADLLAYRLTPRPVRAMASLSTITVSTLYMVAQMIGAGTLVKLLLKDLPWISTEWAIIGVGVLMVVYVVFGGMLATTWVQIIKAILLMTGTIFLSILVMKHFGYSFTKFFDAIAHLTYTDKSGVEVTKNFLEPGMKFGADVTNGWGPLDLISLGLALVFGTAGLPHILVRFYTVPDAKTARVSVVWAMVIIGTFYILTTFLGFGAATILKPHNIVTDNMAAPQLAEFLGGPIFFAFISAVAFATILAVVAGLTISASASFAHDFYSNVLHHGKENRPGMEVRVARITAFVVGAISIFLAIKLQNVNVAFLVGLAFAVAASANLPVIVLSIFWKKFSTTGAVLGLAVGLVSSIVLIILSPSIMGIDGPEIVAAKRHLIQANAIFPLTNPGILSIPLGFFAAIIGSLMKREPEAEAKFAELKVRAHTGLGSEKATAH
- the rnc gene encoding ribonuclease III gives rise to the protein MDTLETIIGHTFRDPALLQLALTHGSVGYEAQRAHADNQRLEFLGDAVLQLTLSHLLFQRLPQADEGVLTKARAQLVSTKALARIARRIGLGSHLRMGRGEEANGGRDRESTLADALEAIAGAVHLDAGNDAAQRFATRLFAEDLLALHHGPLDINPKGQLQEMIQSVGTAPPLYEIIAEDGPDHAKNFLATVSWQGTQLGRGSGRSKKDAEVQAAQAALDQPTLHELLRTTREKVGEQTLPS
- a CDS encoding alkaline phosphatase family protein; translated protein: MRFISRLLIAAVTLSSCAFAAPRAEHVFIISIDGGKPLVIATGEAPTLKRIAAQGAVTWQASTIFPSITLPSHTSMLTGVGPDKHQVLWNGFTPIKGFVKVPTVFSLLKAADPQAVTAMFVGKIKFRHLWLKDSLDVFDFGGPQSSAPIAGSPEVEKDKKPSQLVAKQTATWLKEHQPRLAFIHFADVDTAGHKSGWGSPEQKEALRVTDQALWQVWQAIKDAGIADSSVMLISADHGGHDKTHGLDIPDDMLIPWVAWGKGVRKNFSITDKVTTYDTAATALWLLDVPVPAEFDGKPVTSAFE
- a CDS encoding oligopeptide/dipeptide ABC transporter ATP-binding protein; this encodes MSLLTVQNLQQHFPVRGGVLRRSVASCKAVDGVSFTLGEGETLGLVGESGCGKTTLGKAIVRLLKPTSGKIEFDGQDITHAGIGALRPMRRHVQMIFQDPAESLNPRHTVRDILEEPFIVQKLGTKEERRKWVLDLLDKVGLSASATDRFPFEFSGGQRQRIGIARAIALKPKLIICDEPVSALDVSVQSQVLNLLLDLQREMGLSYLFIAHGLSVVKHMSDRVAVMYLGKIVELAPAEELYHNPRHAYTKALLDAIPVPDPAKRRKRQLLQGDVPSPINPPAGCAFGHRMRHPKWEQSVSLDLTLKEIAPGHFVQPCPCCT